A genome region from Populus alba chromosome 5, ASM523922v2, whole genome shotgun sequence includes the following:
- the LOC118030322 gene encoding protein ASPARTIC PROTEASE IN GUARD CELL 2 — protein sequence MKNMSASRALLLLVVAMLLHLVTCTTTTTTSTATTLHNTITKTKTKTSSYPDFQLLNVKQAITETKIRPLKASQYQELSMNSPNDSGSEGKQKLKLVHRDKVSFNNKFHNHSHVFHARMQRDVKRVVSLIRRVSSGSATGYGVDDFGSEVVSGMDQGSGEYFVRIGVGSPPRSQYMVIDSGSDIVWVQCKPCTQCYHQTDPLFDPADSASFMGVSCSSAVCDQVENAGCNSGRCRYEVSYGDGSSTKGTLALETLTLGRTVVQNVAIGCGHMNQGMFVGAAGLLGLGGGSMSFVGQLSRERGNAFSYCLVSRVTNSNGFLEFGSEAMPVGAAWIPLIRNPHSPSYYYIGLSGLGVGDMKVPISEDMFKLTELGNGGVVMDTGTAVTRFPTVAYEAFRDAFIDQTGNLPRASGVSIFDTCYNLFGFLSVRVPTVSFYFSGGPILTLPANNFLIPVDDAGTFCFAFAPSPSALSILGNIQQEGIQISVDGANEFVGFGPNVC from the coding sequence atgaaaaacatgtcAGCCTCTCGAGCACTACTTCTCTTGGTGGTGGCGATGCTACTACATCTTGTAACAtgtaccaccaccaccaccacatcGACCGCCACCACTCTTCATAACACCatcaccaaaaccaaaaccaaaaccagttcGTACCCTGATTTTCAATTATTGAACGTGAAACAAGCAATAACAGAAACAAAGATTAGGCCTCTAAAAGCATCCCAGTATCAAGAACTATCCATGAATAGTCCAAACGATAGTGGAAGTGAGGGAAAGCAGAAACTGAAACTTGTCCACAGAGACAAGGTATCCTTCAACAACAAGTTTCACAATCATAGCCACGTTTTTCATGCACGCATGCAAAGAGACGTGAAGAGGGTGGTTAGCCTTATCCGCCGCGTTTCAAGTGGCAGTGCCACCGGCTATGGGGTGGACGATTTTGGGTCGGAGGTGGTGTCAGGCATGGACCAAGGTAGTGGGGAATATTTTGTTAGAATAGGAGTTGGAAGTCCACCAAGAAGTCAATACATGGTCATTGATTCAGGTAGTGATATTGTATGGGTTCAATGTAAACCTTGCACCCAATGTTATCATCAAACTGACCCGCTGTTTGACCCGGCGGACTCAGCTTCTTTTATGGGGGTGTCTTGCAGCTCTGCGGTTTGTGACCAGGTTGAGAATGCGGGTTGTAATTCGGGTCGGTGTCGCTACGAGGTGTCATATGGTGATGGGTCGTCCACAAAAGGGACTCTTGCCCTCGAAACACTTACATTGGGAAGAACCGTGGTTCAAAATGTGGCTATCGGATGCGGGCATATGAACCAGGGCATGTTTGTTGGTGCTGCCGGGTTATTGGGTCTTGGAGGAGGATCCATGTCATTTGTGGGTCAATTGAGTAGGGAAAGGGGGAATGCATTTAGTTACTGTTTAGTGAGCAGGGTGACTAATTCGAATGGATTTTTGGAATTCGGGTCTGAAGCAATGCCCGTGGGAGCTGCCTGGATTCCTTTGATCCGAAACCCACACTCACCGAGCTATTACTATATCGGGCTTTCGGGTCTTGGTGTTGGAGACATGAAGGTGCCTATATCTGAAGACATGTTCAAATTAACCGAGCTGGGAAATGGAGGTGTTGTTATGGACACCGGGACGGCTGTGACTCGGTTTCCTACGGTGGCTTACGAGGCCTTTCGTGATGCTTTCATAGACCAAACCGGAAACCTCCCCCGGGCTTCTGGAGTATCCATATTTGATACTTGCTATAACTTATTCGGGTTTTTGTCTGTCCGGGTACCAACCGTCTCCTTCTACTTCTCAGGTGGGCCAATTCTAACCCTTCCagcaaataactttttaatccCAGTAGACGATGCAGGGaccttttgttttgcatttgcTCCTTCCCCTTCAGCACTTTCCATCCTCGGAAACATTCAACAAGAAGGGATTCAAATCTCCGTCGATGGAGCTAATGAGTTCGTAGGTTTTGGCCCCAATGTTTGCTAA
- the LOC118030339 gene encoding probable gamma-secretase subunit PEN-2 has product MEESQSNTTTDTANPNPIPNNTNSILSSTPVWPTIDGPLGLTEDESLTYARRFYKFGFALLPWLWAVNCFYFWPVLFNSRSFPRIRPYVIRSAVGFTVFTTVLCSWALTFAIGGEQLFGPVWDKLVMYNVADRLGLTGWI; this is encoded by the exons ATGGAAGAATCACAATCGAACACCACCACGGACACCGCGAATCCAAACCCTATCCCTAACAACACCAACTCTATACTATCATCCACTCCAGTGTGGCCGACAATCGATGGTCCACTAGGTCTAACAGAAGACGAATCGTTAACCTACGCTCGCAGATTTTACAAATTCGGATTCGCACTCTTGCCTTGGCTTTGGGCTGTCAATTGCTTCTACTTCTGGCCTGTTCTCTTCAATTCTCGCTCATTCCCTCGCATTCGCCCTT ATGTTATTAGATCAGCAGTTGGGTTCACTGTATTCACAACTGTTCTTTGTTCATGGGCCTTGACATTCGCCATTGGAGGAGAGCAACTCTTCGGTCCTGTATGGGATAAACTAGTGATGTATAATGTTGCTGACAGATTAGGTTTGACTGGTTGGATTTAG